A stretch of Lathyrus oleraceus cultivar Zhongwan6 chromosome 6, CAAS_Psat_ZW6_1.0, whole genome shotgun sequence DNA encodes these proteins:
- the LOC127091291 gene encoding extensin-2 isoform X4 — MTARGSDPIRGRFRPEMAMALAIVLISTTVVSVAADGYPYSSPPPPTYEYKSPPPSTPSPPPPYEYKSPPPPPIEPPYEYKSPPPPPIEHKAPPYEYKSPPPPSASPPPPYEYKSPPPPSSSPPPPYYYKSPPPPSPSPPPPYYYKSPPPPSPSPPPPYYYKSPPPPSPVYKYNSPPPPSPTYVYKSPPPPTPVYKYKSPPPPSPTYVYKSPPPPTPVYKYKSPPPPSPTYVYKSPPPPTPVYKPPYYYNSPPPPTPVYKYKSPPPPSPTYVYKSPPPPTPVYKPPYYYNSPPPPTPVYKYNSPPPPSPTYVYKSPPPPAPVYKYNSPPPPTPVYKYNSPPPPSPVYKYNSPPPPSPVYVYKSPPPPTPVYKPPYYYNSPPPPTPVYKYNSPPPPSPTYVYKSPPPPSPVYKPPYYYNSPPPPTPVYKYNSPPPPTPVYKYNSPPPPTYYYNSPPPPVKSPPPPTPYYYQSPPPPKYTPPPYYYSSPPPPVVYPPHPYHHSLIVKVVGKVYSYKCYNWEYPEKSHDKKHLKGAVVEVKCKAGRNIIKAYGKTKNNGKYAITIPNFNYVKYGPTVCKAKLHAPPKGSPFNIPTKLNEGTDLWVKSKDKYEVVLKAKPFAYASKKHYEECEKPKPSPTPYYYKSPPPPTPTYIYKSPPPPSPTYVYKSPPPPSPIYKPPYYYNSPPPPTPVYKYNSPPPPSPTYVYKSPPPPSPAYKPPYYYNSPPPPTPVYKYNSPPPPSPTYVYKSPPPPSPIYKPPYYYNSPPPPTPVYKYNSPPPPSPTYVYKSPPPPSPVYKPPYYYNSPPPPTPVYKYNSPPPPSPTYVYKSPPPPSPVYKPPYYYNSPPPPTPVYKYNSPPPPSPTYVYKSPPPPSPAYKPPYYYNSPPPPTPVYKYNSPPPPSPTYVYKSPPPPSPVYKPPYYYNSPPPPTPVYKYSSPPPPTPVYKYNSPPPPSPTYVYKSPPPPSPVYKPPYYYNSPPPPSPTYKYNSPPPPSPTYVYKSPPPPSPTYVYKSPPPPSPVYKPPYYYNSPPPPTPVYKYNSPPPPTPVYKYNSPPPPTPIYKPPYYYNSPPPPTPVYKYNSPPPPTPVYKYNSPPPPTPVYKYNSPPPPTPVYKYNSPPPPTPVYKYNSPPPPSPVYKYNSPPPPSPVYKYNSPPPPSPVYKYNSPPPPTPVYKYNSPPPPSPVYKYNSPPPPSPVYKYNSPPPPTPVYKYNSPPPPTPVYKYNSPPPPTPVYKYKSPPPPSPTYEYKSPPPPTPVYKYKSPPPPSPTYVYKSPPPPTPVYKYNSPPPPSPSHPPPYYYNSPPPPSPSPPPPYYYQSPPPPSSSPPPPYYYQSPPPPSPTPHTPYYYKSPPPPTSSPPPPYHYVSPPPPTSSPPPPYHYTSPPPPSPSPAPTYIYKSPPPPVKSPPPPAYIYASPPPPIYK, encoded by the exons ATGACTGCTAGGGGCAGTGACCCCATAAGGGGTCGGTTTCGGCCGGAAATGGCCATGGCATTGGCCATTGTTCTGATTTCTACTACTGTGGTTTCTGTTGCTGCTGATGGTTACCCATACAGTTCTCCTCCACCACCAACTTATGAGTACAAGTCACCTCCACCATCAACTCCTTCACCACCACCTCCTTATGAGTACAAGTCACCCCCTCCACCACCCATTGAACCTCCTTATGAGTACAAGTCACCCCCTCCACCACCCATTGAACATAAGGCTCCACCATATGAGTACAAGTCACCTCCACCACCATCTGCCTCACCCCCACCTCCTTATGAGTACAAGTCTCCTCCACCACCTTCTTCATCACCTCCACCTCCTTACTACTATAAATCTCCACCACCACCCTCTCCCTCACCTCCACCACCTTACTACTACAAATCTCCTCCACCACCCTCTCCTTCCCCTCCTCCACCTTACTATTACAAGTCTCCCCCACCACCATCACCTGTTTACAAATACAATTCACCACCTCCACCATCACCAACTTATGTGTACAAATCTCCTCCTCCTCCAACACCAGTTTATAAATATAAATCACCAC CTCCACCATCACCAACATATGTGTACAAGTCTCCTCCTCCTCCAACACCAGTTTACAAGTATAAGTCACCACCTCCACCATCACCAACATATGTGTACAAGTCTCCTCCTCCTCCAACACCGGTATACAAACCTCCATACTACTACAATTCACCTCCTCCTCCAACACCAGTTTACAAATACAAATCACCACCTCCTCCATCACCAACTTACGTGTACAAGTCTCCTCCTCCACCAACACCAGTATACAAACCCCCATACTACTATAACTCACCTCCTCCTCCAACACCAGTTTACAAGTATAATTCACCACCTCCACCATCACCAACTTACGTGTACAAGTCTCCTCCTCCTCCCGCACCAGTTTATAAGTACAACTCACCACCTCCTCCAACACCAGTATACAAATACAACTCACCACCTCCTCCATCACCAGTTTACAAGTACAACTCACCACCTCCTCCATCACCAGTTTACGTCTACAAGTCACCACCCCCACCAACACCTGTATACAAACCCCCATACTACTACAACTCACCTCCTCCTCCAACACCAGTGTACAAGTACAATTCACCACCTCCACCGTCACCAACTTACGTGTACAAGTCACCACCCCCACCATCACCTGTATACAAACCCCCATACTACTACAACTCACCTCCTCCTCCAACACCAGTGTACAAGTACAATTCACCTCCTCCTCCAACACCGGTGTACAAATATAATTCACCTCCTCCTCCAACTTACTACTACAATTCGCCACCACCTCCGGTAAAATCTCCTCCTCCACCAACACCTTACTACTACCAATCTCCACCACCACCCAAGTACACTCCACCTCCATACTACTATAGCTCTCCTCCTCCCCCTGTTGTGTATCCCCCACATCCATATCACCACTCATTGATTGTGAAGGTAGTGGGTAAAGTCTACAGCTACAAGTGCTATAACTGGGAGTATCCTGAAAAGTCTCATGACAAGAAACACCTCAAAG GTGCTGTTGTTGAGGTCAAATGCAAAGCTGGAAGGAACATCATCAAGGCGTACGGTAAAACTAAGAACAATGGAAAGTACGCCATCACAATTCCAAACTTTAACTATGTGAAATATGGTCCCACAGTGTGCAAAGCCAAACTACATGCTCCACCTAAAGGCTCTCCATTCAACATCCCAACTAAGCTCAATGAGGGAACCGACTTGTGGGTAAAATCTAAAGACAAGTATGAAGTTGTGCTCAAGGCAAAGCCATTCGCCTATGCTTCTAAGAAGCATTATGAAGAATGTGAAAAGCCTAAGCCTTCACCAACTCCTTACTACTACAAGTCACCTCCTCCTCCTACACCAACTTACATATACAAGTCACCACCCCCACCATCACCAACTTATGTGTACAAGTCACCACCTCCACCATCACCTATATACAAACCCCCATATTACTACAACTCACCTCCTCCTCCAACACCAGTTTACAAGTACAATTCACCACCTCCACCATCACCAACTTACGTGTACAAGTCACCACCTCCACCATCACCTGCATACAAACCCCCATACTACTATAACTCACCTCCTCCTCCAACACCGGTTTACAAGTACAACTCACCACCTCCACCGTCACCAACATACGTGTATAAATCACCACCACCACCATCACCTATATACAAACCCCCGTACTACTACAATTCACCTCCTCCTCCAACACCAGTTTACAAGTACAATTCACCACCTCCACCATCACCAACTTATGTGTACAAGTCACCACCCCCACCATCACCGGTATACAAACCCCCGTACTACTACAACTCACCTCCTCCCCCAACACCAGTTTACAAATACAACTCACCTCCTCCACCGTCACCAACATACGTGTACAAGTCACCACCCCCACCATCACCTGTGTACAAACCCCCATACTACTACAACTCACCTCCTCCTCCAACCCCAGTTTACAAGTACAATTCACCACCCCCACCGTCACCAACATATGTCTACAAGTCTCCACCCCCGCCATCACCTGCGTACAAACCCCCATACTATTACAACTCACCTCCTCCACCAACGCCTGTTTATAAGTACAATTCTCCACCTCCACCGTCACCAACTTATGTGTACAAGTCACCACCCCCACCATCACCTGTATACAAACCCCCATACTACTATAACTCGCCTCCTCCTCCAACACCAGTTTACAAATACAGTTCACCTCCTCCTCCAACACCGGTTTATAAGTACAATTCACCTCCTCCACCATCACCAACTTACGTGTACAAGTCACCACCCCCACCATCACCGGTATACAAACCCCCATACTACTACAATTCACCTCCTCCACCATCACCAACTTACAAGTACAATTCACCACCTCCGCCATCACCAACTTATGTGTATAAGTCACCACCTCCACCATCACCAACTTATGTGTATAAGTCACCACCTCCACCATCACCTGTGTACAAACCCCCGTACTACTACAACTCACCTCCTCCTCCAACACCAGTTTACAAGTACAATTCACCTCCTCCACCAACACCAGTTTACAAGTACAATTCACCTCCTCCACCAACACCTATATACAAACCTCCATACTACTACAATTCACCTCCTCCTCCAACCCCAGTTTACAAGTACAACTCACCTCCTCCTCCAACACCGGTTTACAAATACAACTCCCCTCCTCCTCCAACACCGGTTTACAAGTACAACTCCCCTCCTCCTCCAACACCGGTTTACAAGTACAACTCACCTCCTCCTCCAACACCGGTTTACAAATACAACTCACCTCCTCCTCCATCACCGGTTTACAAGTACAACTCACCTCCTCCTCCATCACCTGTTTACAAGTACAACTCACCTCCTCCTCCATCACCGGTTTACAAGTACAACTCCCCTCCTCCTCCAACACCGGTTTACAAATACAACTCCCCTCCTCCTCCATCACCGGTTTACAAGTACAACTCCCCTCCTCCTCCATCACCGGTTTACAAGTACAACTCCCCCCCTCCTCCAACACCGGTTTACAAGTACAACTCCCCTCCTCCTCCAACACCGGTTTACAAGTACAACTCCCCACCTCCTCCAACACCGGTTTACAAGTACAAGTCACCACCTCCACCGTCACCAACTTACGAGTACAAATCTCCTCCTCCTCCAACACCAGTTTACAAGTACAAATCTCCACCTCCACCATCACCTACATATGTGTACAAGTCTCCTCCACCACCAACACCAGTTTACAAGTACAACTCACCACCTCCACCATCCCCATCACATCCCCCTCCATACTATTACAATTCTCCCCCACCGCCATCACCATCCCCACCTCCACCTTACTATTACCAATCCCCACCACCACCATCCTCTTCTCCACCACCTCCTTATTACTATCAAAGTCCTCCTCCCCCGTCTCCCACTCCTCATACTCCCTACTACTACAAATCCCCTCCACCACCAACGTCATCTCCTCCACCTCCTTACCACTATGTGAGTCCTCCCCCACCAACATCATCTCCTCCCCCACCATACCACTACACATCGCCACCTCCTCCCTCCCCGTCTCCTGCTCCCACATACATTTACAAATCACCTCCCCCACCAGTGAAATCGCCTCCCCCACCAGCTTACATTTATGCATCCCCACCACCACCTATCTACAAGTAA
- the LOC127091291 gene encoding uncharacterized protein LOC127091291 isoform X9: protein MTARGSDPIRGRFRPEMAMALAIVLISTTVVSVAADGYPYSSPPPPTYEYKSPPPSTPSPPPPYEYKSPPPPPIEPPYEYKSPPPPPIEHKAPPYEYKSPPPPSASPPPPYEYKSPPPPSSSPPPPYYYKSPPPPSPSPPPPYYYKSPPPPSPSPPPPYYYKSPPPPSPVYKYNSPPPPSPTYVYKSPPPPTPVYKYKSPPPPSPTYVYKSPPPPTPVYKYKSPPPPSPTYVYKSPPPPTPVYKYKSPPPPSPTYVYKSPPPPTPVYKPPYYYNSPPPPTPVYKYKSPPPPSPTYVYKSPPPPTPVYKPPYYYNSPPPPTPVYKYNSPPPPSPTYVYKSPPPPAPVYKYNSPPPPTPVYKYNSPPPPSPVYKYNSPPPPSPVYVYKSPPPPTPVYKPPYYYNSPPPPTPVYKYNSPPPPSPTYVYKSPPPPSPVYKPPYYYNSPPPPTPVYKYNSPPPPTPVYKYNSPPPPTYYYNSPPPPVKSPPPPTPYYYQSPPPPKYTPPPYYYSSPPPPVVYPPHPYHHSLIVKVVGKVYSYKCYNWEYPEKSHDKKHLKGAVVEVKCKAGRNIIKAYGKTKNNGKYAITIPNFNYVKYGPTVCKAKLHAPPKGSPFNIPTKLNEGTDLWVKSKDKYEVVLKAKPFAYASKKHYEECEKPKPSPTPYYYKSPPPPTPTYIYKSPPPPSPTYVYKSPPPPSPIYKPPYYYNSPPPPTPVYKYNSPPPPSPTYVYKSPPPPSPAYKPPYYYNSPPPPTPVYKYNSPPPPSPTYVYKSPPPPSPIYKPPYYYNSPPPPTPVYKYNSPPPPSPTYVYKSPPPPSPVYKPPYYYNSPPPPTPVYKYNSPPPPSPTYVYKSPPPPSPVYKPPYYYNSPPPPTPVYKYNSPPPPSPTYVYKSPPPPSPAYKPPYYYNSPPPPTPVYKYNSPPPPSPTYVYKSPPPPSPVYKPPYYYNSPPPPTPVYKYSSPPPPTPVYKYNSPPPPSPTYVYKSPPPPSPVYKPPYYYNSPPPPSPTYKYNSPPPPSPTYVYKSPPPPSPTYVYKSPPPPSPVYKPPYYYNSPPPPTPVYKYNSPPPPTPVYKYNSPPPPTPIYKPPYYYNSPPPPTPVYKYNSPPPPTPVYKYNSPPPPTPVYKYNSPPPPTPVYKYNSPPPPSPVYKYNSPPPPTPVYKYNSPPPPSPVYKYNSPPPPSPVYKYNSPPPPTPVYKYNSPPPPTPVYKYNSPPPPTPVYKYKSPPPPSPTYEYKSPPPPTPVYKYKSPPPPSPTYVYKSPPPPTPVYKYNSPPPPSPSHPPPYYYNSPPPPSPSPPPPYYYQSPPPPSSSPPPPYYYQSPPPPSPTPHTPYYYKSPPPPTSSPPPPYHYVSPPPPTSSPPPPYHYTSPPPPSPSPAPTYIYKSPPPPVKSPPPPAYIYASPPPPIYK, encoded by the exons ATGACTGCTAGGGGCAGTGACCCCATAAGGGGTCGGTTTCGGCCGGAAATGGCCATGGCATTGGCCATTGTTCTGATTTCTACTACTGTGGTTTCTGTTGCTGCTGATGGTTACCCATACAGTTCTCCTCCACCACCAACTTATGAGTACAAGTCACCTCCACCATCAACTCCTTCACCACCACCTCCTTATGAGTACAAGTCACCCCCTCCACCACCCATTGAACCTCCTTATGAGTACAAGTCACCCCCTCCACCACCCATTGAACATAAGGCTCCACCATATGAGTACAAGTCACCTCCACCACCATCTGCCTCACCCCCACCTCCTTATGAGTACAAGTCTCCTCCACCACCTTCTTCATCACCTCCACCTCCTTACTACTATAAATCTCCACCACCACCCTCTCCCTCACCTCCACCACCTTACTACTACAAATCTCCTCCACCACCCTCTCCTTCCCCTCCTCCACCTTACTATTACAAGTCTCCCCCACCACCATCACCTGTTTACAAATACAATTCACCACCTCCACCATCACCAACTTATGTGTACAAATCTCCTCCTCCTCCAACACCAGTTTATAAATATAAATCACCACCTCCACCATCACCAACATATGTGTACAAGTCTCCTCCTCCTCCAACACCAGTTTACAAGTATAAGTCACCACCTCCACCATCACCAACATATGTGTACAAGTCTCCTCCTCCTCCAACACCAGTTTACAAGTATAAGTCACCACCTCCACCATCACCAACATATGTGTACAAGTCTCCTCCTCCTCCAACACCGGTATACAAACCTCCATACTACTACAATTCACCTCCTCCTCCAACACCAGTTTACAAATACAAATCACCACCTCCTCCATCACCAACTTACGTGTACAAGTCTCCTCCTCCACCAACACCAGTATACAAACCCCCATACTACTATAACTCACCTCCTCCTCCAACACCAGTTTACAAGTATAATTCACCACCTCCACCATCACCAACTTACGTGTACAAGTCTCCTCCTCCTCCCGCACCAGTTTATAAGTACAACTCACCACCTCCTCCAACACCAGTATACAAATACAACTCACCACCTCCTCCATCACCAGTTTACAAGTACAACTCACCACCTCCTCCATCACCAGTTTACGTCTACAAGTCACCACCCCCACCAACACCTGTATACAAACCCCCATACTACTACAACTCACCTCCTCCTCCAACACCAGTGTACAAGTACAATTCACCACCTCCACCGTCACCAACTTACGTGTACAAGTCACCACCCCCACCATCACCTGTATACAAACCCCCATACTACTACAACTCACCTCCTCCTCCAACACCAGTGTACAAGTACAATTCACCTCCTCCTCCAACACCGGTGTACAAATATAATTCACCTCCTCCTCCAACTTACTACTACAATTCGCCACCACCTCCGGTAAAATCTCCTCCTCCACCAACACCTTACTACTACCAATCTCCACCACCACCCAAGTACACTCCACCTCCATACTACTATAGCTCTCCTCCTCCCCCTGTTGTGTATCCCCCACATCCATATCACCACTCATTGATTGTGAAGGTAGTGGGTAAAGTCTACAGCTACAAGTGCTATAACTGGGAGTATCCTGAAAAGTCTCATGACAAGAAACACCTCAAAG GTGCTGTTGTTGAGGTCAAATGCAAAGCTGGAAGGAACATCATCAAGGCGTACGGTAAAACTAAGAACAATGGAAAGTACGCCATCACAATTCCAAACTTTAACTATGTGAAATATGGTCCCACAGTGTGCAAAGCCAAACTACATGCTCCACCTAAAGGCTCTCCATTCAACATCCCAACTAAGCTCAATGAGGGAACCGACTTGTGGGTAAAATCTAAAGACAAGTATGAAGTTGTGCTCAAGGCAAAGCCATTCGCCTATGCTTCTAAGAAGCATTATGAAGAATGTGAAAAGCCTAAGCCTTCACCAACTCCTTACTACTACAAGTCACCTCCTCCTCCTACACCAACTTACATATACAAGTCACCACCCCCACCATCACCAACTTATGTGTACAAGTCACCACCTCCACCATCACCTATATACAAACCCCCATATTACTACAACTCACCTCCTCCTCCAACACCAGTTTACAAGTACAATTCACCACCTCCACCATCACCAACTTACGTGTACAAGTCACCACCTCCACCATCACCTGCATACAAACCCCCATACTACTATAACTCACCTCCTCCTCCAACACCGGTTTACAAGTACAACTCACCACCTCCACCGTCACCAACATACGTGTATAAATCACCACCACCACCATCACCTATATACAAACCCCCGTACTACTACAATTCACCTCCTCCTCCAACACCAGTTTACAAGTACAATTCACCACCTCCACCATCACCAACTTATGTGTACAAGTCACCACCCCCACCATCACCGGTATACAAACCCCCGTACTACTACAACTCACCTCCTCCCCCAACACCAGTTTACAAATACAACTCACCTCCTCCACCGTCACCAACATACGTGTACAAGTCACCACCCCCACCATCACCTGTGTACAAACCCCCATACTACTACAACTCACCTCCTCCTCCAACCCCAGTTTACAAGTACAATTCACCACCCCCACCGTCACCAACATATGTCTACAAGTCTCCACCCCCGCCATCACCTGCGTACAAACCCCCATACTATTACAACTCACCTCCTCCACCAACGCCTGTTTATAAGTACAATTCTCCACCTCCACCGTCACCAACTTATGTGTACAAGTCACCACCCCCACCATCACCTGTATACAAACCCCCATACTACTATAACTCGCCTCCTCCTCCAACACCAGTTTACAAATACAGTTCACCTCCTCCTCCAACACCGGTTTATAAGTACAATTCACCTCCTCCACCATCACCAACTTACGTGTACAAGTCACCACCCCCACCATCACCGGTATACAAACCCCCATACTACTACAATTCACCTCCTCCACCATCACCAACTTACAAGTACAATTCACCACCTCCGCCATCACCAACTTATGTGTATAAGTCACCACCTCCACCATCACCAACTTATGTGTATAAGTCACCACCTCCACCATCACCTGTGTACAAACCCCCGTACTACTACAACTCACCTCCTCCTCCAACACCAGTTTACAAGTACAATTCACCTCCTCCACCAACACCAGTTTACAAGTACAATTCACCTCCTCCACCAACACCTATATACAAACCTCCATACTACTACAATTCACCTCCTCCTCCAACCCCAGTTTACAAGTACAACTCACCTCCTCCTCCAACACCGGTTTACAAATACAACTCCCCTCCTCCTCCAACACCGGTTTACAAGTACAACTCCCCTCCTCCTCCAACACCGGTTTACAAGTACAACTCAC CTCCTCCTCCATCACCGGTTTACAAGTACAACTCCCCTCCTCCTCCAACACCGGTTTACAAATACAACTCCCCTCCTCCTCCATCACCGGTTTACAAGTACAACTCCCCTCCTCCTCCATCACCGGTTTACAAGTACAACTCCCCCCCTCCTCCAACACCGGTTTACAAGTACAACTCCCCTCCTCCTCCAACACCGGTTTACAAGTACAACTCCCCACCTCCTCCAACACCGGTTTACAAGTACAAGTCACCACCTCCACCGTCACCAACTTACGAGTACAAATCTCCTCCTCCTCCAACACCAGTTTACAAGTACAAATCTCCACCTCCACCATCACCTACATATGTGTACAAGTCTCCTCCACCACCAACACCAGTTTACAAGTACAACTCACCACCTCCACCATCCCCATCACATCCCCCTCCATACTATTACAATTCTCCCCCACCGCCATCACCATCCCCACCTCCACCTTACTATTACCAATCCCCACCACCACCATCCTCTTCTCCACCACCTCCTTATTACTATCAAAGTCCTCCTCCCCCGTCTCCCACTCCTCATACTCCCTACTACTACAAATCCCCTCCACCACCAACGTCATCTCCTCCACCTCCTTACCACTATGTGAGTCCTCCCCCACCAACATCATCTCCTCCCCCACCATACCACTACACATCGCCACCTCCTCCCTCCCCGTCTCCTGCTCCCACATACATTTACAAATCACCTCCCCCACCAGTGAAATCGCCTCCCCCACCAGCTTACATTTATGCATCCCCACCACCACCTATCTACAAGTAA